The window CCGGCGGCAGCGTCAATATGGCGGTGCACCAACGTCTGAAACTGTTGCCGTATGAAACGCTGGTGGGCTTCAGCATTGCGGCGGTCTCGGCGCTGATGTTTGGCGTATTTAACCTGGCAGGATAAGGAATAGTGATGAAAACGCTGAAGAAAGTGGTCATAGCCCCGGATTCCTTCAAGGAAAGCCTGAGTGCGCTGGCGGTGGCCGATGCGATCGAGCGGGGCTTCAGCCAGATATTTCCGCAGGTACAGTATGTAAAGCTGCCGATGGCGGATGGCGGCGAGGGCACGGTGGATTCAATGGTAGCGGCCACCCGGGGTGAGATCGTTCACGTTGAGGTTACCGGGCCGTTGGGCAAACCGGTGCAGGCGTTTTATGGCCTGCTGGGCGATGGGGTAACTGCGGTGATTGAAATGGCCGCCGCTTCCGGCCTGCATTTGGCGCCGCACGGCCGGCGTGACCCGCGCATCACCACCAGCTACGGCACCGGCGAGCTGATGCTGGCGGCGCTGGATCGCGGCGTGAAGGCCATCATTCTCGGCATCGGCGGCAGCGCCACCAACGACGGCGGCGCCGGCATGATGCAGGCGCTGGGGGCGGGGCTGCTGGATGAGCGCGGCCAGCCACTGCCGCCGGGGGGCGCCGCGCTGGCACGGCTGGCGCAGATCGATCTTTCCGGTTTGGATCCGCGCCTGCGGCGGCTGAGCATCACCGCCGCCTGCGATGTCGATAACCCGCTGTGCGGTGACAGGGGCGCATCGGCGGTGTTTGGCCCGCAGAAAGGCGCCACGCCGCAGATGGTGGCGCAGCTTGATGCGGCGCTGCAACATTACGGTGCCTTGCTGGAAGGCATTACCGGCCGCGAGATCGTTAACCAGCCGGGGGCCGGCGCGGCCGGCGGGATGGGGGCCGCGCTGCTCGGCATGCTCGATGCCCGGCTGCGGCCGGGGATCGAAATCGTGATTGAAACCCTGCGGCTGGAAGAGGCGGTGCGCGACGCCGATCTGGTGATCACCGGCGAGGGGCGGCTGGACAGCCAGTCGATCCACGGCAAGACGCCGATCGGCGTGGCGCGGGTGGCCAAACGCTATGGTTTGCCGGTGGTCGCTATCGCCGGCAGCCTGGCGCCGGACTATCAGGTGGTGCACCAACACGGCATCGACGCCGCATTTTCCGTGCTGGACCGCATCGTCACGCTGGACGAAGCGCTGATGGAGGCGGCGCACAATCTGGAGGTGACGGCGCGTAACCTGGCGGCGGTGTGGCG is drawn from Serratia entomophila and contains these coding sequences:
- a CDS encoding glycerate kinase codes for the protein MKTLKKVVIAPDSFKESLSALAVADAIERGFSQIFPQVQYVKLPMADGGEGTVDSMVAATRGEIVHVEVTGPLGKPVQAFYGLLGDGVTAVIEMAAASGLHLAPHGRRDPRITTSYGTGELMLAALDRGVKAIILGIGGSATNDGGAGMMQALGAGLLDERGQPLPPGGAALARLAQIDLSGLDPRLRRLSITAACDVDNPLCGDRGASAVFGPQKGATPQMVAQLDAALQHYGALLEGITGREIVNQPGAGAAGGMGAALLGMLDARLRPGIEIVIETLRLEEAVRDADLVITGEGRLDSQSIHGKTPIGVARVAKRYGLPVVAIAGSLAPDYQVVHQHGIDAAFSVLDRIVTLDEALMEAAHNLEVTARNLAAVWRLAQS